In Podospora pseudopauciseta strain CBS 411.78 chromosome 3, whole genome shotgun sequence, one genomic interval encodes:
- a CDS encoding hypothetical protein (COG:S; EggNog:ENOG503P2Q3) encodes MADAPPAKRLKTTTSSKTKHNLSPTSLQAATLSSLFANPDKPIPLPTGPQKKHLPPPPEIVTNVQGSSAGAGSGEFHVYKAARRREYERLRQMEEETAAEKAQREFEEERLERIRKDEEKTRKNREKRNKKKQNKGKGSGNEGRTPQPTTTASGKEGDKKGDDGGKVAGNGTEKGDAKESTTPQPPAVPVAQGVGLVICDDD; translated from the coding sequence ATGGCCGACGCCCCCCCAGCCAAACGCCtcaaaacaaccacctcctccaaaaccaaacataacctctcccccacctccctccaagCAGCAACCCTCTCATCCCTCTTCGCAAACCCCGACAagcccatccccctccctacCGGCCCCCAAAAGAAACacctccccccgcccccagaAATAGTAACCAACGTCCAAGGCTCCTCCGCCGGCGCCGGATCGGGCGAGTTTCACGTCTACAAAGCCGCCCGCCGCCGTGAATATGAACGACTCCGGCAAATGGAAGAGGAAACCGCCGCTGAAAAGGCCCAGCgcgagtttgaggaggaacGACTAGAGAGGATAAGAAAGGACGAGGAAAAGACGCGGAAGAacagggagaagaggaataagaagaagcagaataAGGGGAAGGGAAGTGGGAATGAAGGGCGGACGCCGCAGCCAACTACTACCGCGagtgggaaggagggggataagaaaggtgatgatggtggtaaAGTGGCTGGAAATGGGACAGAGAAGGGGGATGCAAAGGAgtcgacaacaccacaaccacccgcTGTCCCAGTCGCCCAAGGGGTGGGGTTGGTCATCTGCGATGATGATTGA
- a CDS encoding hypothetical protein (COG:S; EggNog:ENOG503P22P), with amino-acid sequence MFLLCSPAMRRNLPRNLPRLKRRFFVMSTNSTGAPDTSADPPPSDTNPPAPPPSTSNTPTPTPTPTPTPPPPPPTTTPTPPPPSTSSTPRPDPPSTSSTPQQPEPSPEPSSSNPPDPEPDTSTEVVTQTITTRRPTDGVPDPAQTSSSSSTGLPGVGAGNDANPEASAGTLSNSGKIAIAVVVPIVAVALLVVAGIFLWRKRKQRKDAEEQRRKEVEDYGYNPNADPTIPAVAAAYDGRDDESSAGYRGWGSTTIAGSTARKTSTTMSGGVPYSDAASPTRATVSDTRSGEPLMHEVPASPEGEILGVMGPSAANNRGDVHRGPSNASSSYSAAARSDGSGEGPIGMAYSGPNQYYDQYGSGNPYSDQPPSQPGGGSPIIRDVTARRNTRIENPAHYPQQTAGISQNF; translated from the exons ATGTTCCTGCTGTGTTCTCCCGCCATGCGTCGCAACCTGCCACG AAACCTACCGCGATTGAAGCGACGATTTTTCGTGATGTCTACCAACTCGACTGGCGCGCCGGACACCTCCGCAGACCCTCCACCGTCTGACACCAACCCACCCGCTCCTCCGCCATCGACTAGCAACACACCGACTCCtacaccaactccaacccccactcctcctccccctcctcccactaccactcccacccctcctcctccttcgacATCATCGACTCCTAGGCCTGATCCTCCATCCACCAGTTCCACCCCACAACAACCAGAGCCTTCTCCGGAGCCTTcatccagcaaccccccAGACCCTGAACCAGACACCAGCACAGAGGTTGTTACgcaaaccatcaccactaGAAGACCGACGGATGGCGTACCAGATCCTGCGCAGAcctcatcgtcttcttcAACTGGACTTCCCGGGGTTGGCGCTGGCAATGACGCCAACCCTGAGGCCTCGGCCGGAACATTGAGCAACAGTGGGAAGATTGCTATCGCTGTGGTGGTCCCTATTGTTGCCGTTGCTCTTTTGGTTGTGGCCGGCATTTTCttgtggaggaagaggaagcagcgcaaggatgccgaggagcAGAGACGCAAGGAGGTCGAAGATTATGGATACAACCCTAACGCCGACCCAACAATTCCAGCCGTCGCTGCCGCTTATGATGGGCGAGATGATGAGTCCTCCGCTGGCTACAGAGGCTGGGGCTCCACCACGATTGCCGGTTCGACTGCGAGGAAAACATCGACAACCATGTCTGGAGGGGTCCCTTATTCGGATGCCGCTTCACCTACCCGTGCTACTGTCTCCGACACACGATCTGGTGAGCCCTTGATGCATGAAGTGCCTGCTTCACCGGAGGGCGAGATTCTTGGAGTAATGGGCCCTTCTGCTGCGAACAACCGTGGTGACGTGCACCGCGGGCCTTCCAATGCTTCCTCTTCGTATAGTGCTGCTGCGAGGTCTGATGGCTCTGGCGAAGGCCCAATAGGTATGGCGTACAGCGGACCCAATCAGTACTACGATCAGTACGGCAGTGGAAACCCATACTCAGACCAGccccccagccagccaggaGGCGGCTCACCAATCATCCGGGATGTGACGGCTCGGAGGAACACTCGCATCGAGAACCCAGCACACTACCCGCAACAGACAGCCGGAATCTCGCAGAATTTCTAG
- the CCT3 gene encoding T-complex protein 1 subunit gamma (EggNog:ENOG503NV7S; COG:O) encodes MQAPVLVMNTNAGAERQTGRKAQLSNIAAAKTVADIIRSCLGPKAMLKMLLDPMGGIVLTNDGHAILREIEVSHPAAKSMIELSRTQDEEVGDGTTTVIILAGEILAQALPQLERNIHPVNIIAAFKRALKDALEIIEEISLPIDINDDKEMYKLISSSIGTKFVSRWSELMCSLALNAVRTVTWEVGNGKREVDIKRYARVEKVPGGEIEDSRVLDGVMLNKDITHPKMRRKIENPRIILLDCPLEYKKGESQTNIEVTKEEDWNRILEIEEEQVKSMCEHILALNPDLVITEKGVSDLAQHYLMKANVTALRRVRKTDNNRIARATGATIVNRVEDLQESDVGTQCGLFEIEKIGDEYFTFLTKCKSPKACTVLLRGPSKDVLNEIERNLQDAMGVARNVMFHPRLSPGGGATEMAVSVRLQQLAKSIEGVQQWPYKAVAEALEVIPRTLIQNAGKSPVRVLTDLRAKHAEGKSSWGVNGDTGSLVDMKEYGVWEPEAIKVQSMKTAIEAACLLLRVDDICSAKKLQPGVGISGGDD; translated from the exons ATGCAGGCTCCTGTCTTGGTGATGA ACACCAATGCCGGTGCTGAGAGGCAGACCGGTCGCAAGGCTCAGTTGTCGAACATCGCTGCTGCCAAAAC TGTTGCTGATATTATCCGATCATGCCTGGGCCCCAAGGCCATGTTGAAGATGCTGCTCGACCCCATGGGCGGCATCGTCCTCACCAACGACGGCCACGCCATCCTCCGCGAGATCGAGGTGTCGCACCCCGCGGCCAAGAGCATGATCGAGCTCAGCCGGAcgcaggatgaggaggttggcgatgGTACTACTACTGTTATTATCCTGG CCGGTGAGATCCTCGCGCAggccctcccccaactcGAGCGCAACATCCACCCAGTCAACATCATCGCGGCCTTCAAACGGGCTCTTAAGGACGCGCTGGAAATCATTGAGGAGATCTCCCTTCCCATCGACATCAACGACGACAAGGAGATGTACAAGCTTATTTCTTCGTCCATCGGCACAAAGTTTGTCTCGAGATGGTCGGAGCTCATGTGCAGCCTTGCCTTGAACGCTGTCAGGACAGTCACGTGGGAGGTTGGCAACGGCAAGCGCGAGGTCGATATCAAGCGGTATGCACGTGTTGAGAAGGTGCCTGGTGGTGAGATTGAGGACAGTCGGGTGCTGGATGGTGTGATGCTCAACAAGGATATTACTCATCCCAAGATGCGCCGCAAGATTGAGAACCCGAGGATTATTCTGTTGGATTGTCCTTTGGAGTATAAGAAGGGAGAGTCGCAGACTAATATCGAGGTGacgaaggaggaggactgGAACAGGATTTtagagattgaggaggagcaggtcAAGAGCATGTGTGAGCATATCTTGGCGCTGAACCCAGATTTGGTTATCACTGAGAAGGGTGTTTCTG ATCTCGCTCAGCACTACCTCATGAAGGCCAACGTCACAGCCCTTCGCCGCGTGCGCAAGACAGACAACAACCGGATAGCGAGAGCCACTGGTGCCACCATCGTCAACAGAGTGGAAGACCTCCAGGAGTCTGACGTCGGCACCCAGTGCGGTCTGTTCGAGATTGAGAAGATTGGCGACGAGTACTTCACCTTCCTCACAAAGTGCAAGTCACCAAAGGCCTGCACTGTCCTCCTCAGAGGCCCCTCTAAGGATGTTCTCAACGAGATTGAGCGCAACCTCCAGGACGCCATGGGCGTGGCGCGCAACGTCATGTTCCACCCCAGATTATCgcctggcggtggtgctaCCGAGATGGCGGTCTCTGTCAGGTTACAGCAGCTCGCCAAGAGCATTGAGGGTGTCCAGCAGTGGCCTTACAAGGCTGTTGCCGAGGCGCTTGAGGTCATCCCCCGGACGCTTATCCAGAACGCGGGCAAGTCCCCTGTCAGGGTGCTGACCGATCTCCGGGCTAAGCACGCCGAGGGCAAGAGCTCGTGGGGCGTGAATGGTGATACTGGTTCGCTGGTGGACATGAAGGAGTATGGTGTTTGGGAGCCGGAGGCTATCAAGGTGCAGAGCATGAAGACCGCTATCGAG GCCGCCTGCCTCTTGCTCAGAGTAGATGATATTTGCAGCGCGAAGAAGCTGCAACCGGGTGTCGGCATtagcggtggtgatgattaA
- the HUL4 gene encoding putative E3 ubiquitin-protein ligase (EggNog:ENOG503NUFY; COG:O), with protein MAPWPNEVGSSAFLRPRDPATASNQARSPANARQHLQPGSTSGHGSSNRERSRYRSASRVPELEAWENLQQCQIESSSSDEDLHPSRNAQRPRHTRSMSHPFPSLFSIKKKKSGPMTRPEHESDSESGLDAGPLPKFRGRPPPSRGHRNGSSGGSRDYSTGNCMTCGSLVRWPRDLHVFKCTICLTINDLQPLPRDRDRGHDHNRENRRDHSRGAGASPDRRPTLSSDGTVSLEHTQSLISQCLYAFLAAALRNPQPEALSPPREPSTNPFFNNSTEGNFNSGNFSEPYLMVRPPSSGSPSRRAQPIPSRSRDPSQHRRQPSWSNTVPNTISASYPEKQPALQEVFPQQPSHQYTPQPPSPGGEARRIFRPLEDYIVSCFTSFHCLNSSFTSYRGHRHRPTVEDVRKHSVDHIEHRRGSQPTINPQPIVDLDAKLLLLGNFAENGSWWTGGQEDVVPGRSSSNKSQNGQSIVSSRSPRLEWADLEEWYSAVTEAARSWPEVYSSLVEEDPDLAAPHTTLMELETEILIGQEHAQRTLLKACETMLKRPGRPIVSPDDLRFIMIIAGNPLLHGDYKPYSGEFEHPGSAGSTQSNDPLRGSSPTSGRHSGIIKRIVGLVSNTNPDCQNHLVAWFARYPKKMFVQTKDLVSSFLAYRLIRQNEKKYETKVDITDGLIPSMGAGRSAASLHAALGHGRESGGGANGGQNNNNNRGKKKEKPKRVVYQDDWQIKAAARMLGLLFAANNMDYARRGGNMYDGNSINNNNGGDGVYARGQIVPTSDFYTTLLDDSDLVGDFEAWEKKQARFAFCQYPFLLSIGAKIQILEHDARRQMESRARDAFFDSILSHRVVRQFLTLNIRRDCLVEDSLKAVSEVIGGGGEDIKKGLKIVFKGEEGVDAGGLRKEWFLLLVREVFGRDHGMFLYDEDSGYCYFNPNSLEPSEQFFLVGVVLGLAIYNSTILDVALPPFAFRKLLMAAPPPPLAGQVAHQQRQTMNYTLEDLAEFRPRLARGLRQLLEYSDDDLEEVFCLDFVVDVEKYGVVERVPLCPGGERRPVTNTNKREYVELYVRYLLDGSVTRQFEPFKRGFFTVCGGNALSLFRPEEIELLVRGSDEALDIDSLRAVAQYEGWGKEVADPGEDEPVVRWFWSSFERASPKDQRKLLSFITGSDRIPAMGAASLVVKISCLGDDIGRYPTARTCFNALGLWKYGTRERLEGMLWGAVNGSEGFGLK; from the exons ATGGCTCCCTGGCCCAACGAAGTGGGCTCTTCTGCCTTTCTGCGTCCACGCGACCCCGCCACAGCTTCGAATCAAGCTCGATCACCAGCGAATGCTCGTCAGCATCTTCAGCCCGGGTCTACAAGCGGTCATGGTAGCAGTAACCGCGAAAGGAGCCGATATCGAAGCGCTTCTCGAGTGCCCGAGTTAGAGGCCTGGGAGAACCTGCAGCAGTGTCAAATCGAGTCCAGCTCGTCCGATGAAGACTTGCACCCTTCGCGCAACGCACAAAGACCCCGTCATACACGCTCCATGAGCCATCCATTCCCGTCACTATTTTcaatcaagaagaagaaatcgGGCCCCATGACCCGCCCTGAACACGAGTCCGATTCGGAGTCCGGTCTCGACGCCGGACCTCTGCCGAAGTTTCGAGGAAGACCCCCACCGAGCCGTGGTCACCGCAACGGCTCTTCGGGTGGCAGCAGGGATTACTCGACGGGCAATTGCATGACGTGCGGGTCGCTTGTACGATGGCCGAGGGACCTACATGTATTCAAGTGCACCATCTGCCTCACTATCAATGACTTGCAGCCACTACCAAGGGACCGAGATCGTGGCCATGATCATAACCGGGAAAATAGACGGGATCATTCACGGGGGGCGGGTGCCTCACCTGACCGGCGGCCAACATTGTCGTCTG ACGGTACTGTTTCTCTCGAACACACACAGTCGTTGATTTCTCAGTGTCTGTACGCTTTCTTGGCAGCTGCTCTGAGAAACCCACAGCCCGAAGCTCTCAGTCCACCTCGCGAGCCATCCACAAATCCATTCTTCAACAATTCAACTGAAGGAAACTTCAACTCGGGCAACTTCTCGGAGCCCTATCTCATGGTGCGGCCACCAAGCTCTGGGAGCCCTAGTCGTAGGGCCCAGCCGATACCCAGCAGGTCCCGGGATCCTAGTCAGCACCGCCGACAGCCTAGTTGGTCCAATACTGTCCCCAATACCATATCCGCTTCATATCCTGAGAAACAACCTGCTCTTCAAGAGGTTTTCCCGCAGCAACCATCTCATCAGTATacacctcaacccccaagTCCAGGTGGTGAAGCCAGGAGAATATTTCGCCCACTTGAAGACTACATTGTCTCTTGCTTTACTTCGTTTCACTGTTTGAACTCGTCATTCACATCGTACCGAGGCCATCGGCATCGTCCTACAGTAGAGGATGTACGGAAACATTCAGTCGACCACATCGAACACCGCAGGGGATCGCAGCCAACTATCAACCCCCAGCCCATCGTTGACTTGGATGCGAAGCTATTACTCTTGGGCAACTTTGCAGAGAACGGTTCTTGGTGGACAGGTGGGCAGGAGGATGTTGTCCCTGGAAGGTCGAGCTCTAATAAAAGCCAAAACGGACAGTCCATAGTCAGCTCGCGAAGTCCTCGCTTGGAATGGGCGGATTTAGAAGAGTGGTATTCGGCTGTCACGGAGGCTGCTCGTTCATGGCCGGAGGTGTATTCGAGCTTGGTAGAAGAAGACCCAGACCTGGCTGCTCCACACACCACGCTCATGGAGCTCGAGACCGAGATTCTCATTGGACAGGAGCACGCCCAACGGACTCTTCTCAAAGCCTGCGAGACGATGCTCAAAAGACCAGGAAGGCCCATTGTTAGCCCCGATGACCTACGGTTCATCATGATCATTGCTGGAAATCCCTTGCTGCACGGAGACTATAAGCCCTACTCTGGGGAGTTTGAGCACCCGGGCAGCGCAGGTTCGACACAGAGCAACGACCCACTGCGAGGTTCTAGTCCCACCTCTGGGAGACATTCGGGTATTATCAAACGGATTGTGGGGCTGGTGTCGAATACTAATCCGGACTGCCAGAACCATTTAGTTGCGTGGTTTGCAAGATACCCGAAGAAGATGTTTGTGCAAACCAAGGACTTGGtgtcgagcttcttggcATATAGGCTCATTAGGCAAAATGAGAAGAAGTATGAGACCAAGGTTGACATCACGGATGGGTTGATTCCTAGCATGGGGGCTGGGAGGTCAGCGGCGAGTTTGCACGCTGCGCTGGGGCATGGAAGAGAGAGCGGTGGGGGGGCTAATGGGGGCCAGAATAATAACAATAAcagggggaagaagaaggagaagccaaAGAGGGTGGTCTATCAAGATGATTGGCAGATCAAGGCTGCGGCGAGGATGTTGGGGTTGCTCTTTGCGGCGAACAATATGGATTATGCGAGAAGGGGTGGAAACATGTACGACGGTAACAGCATCAACAATAAcaacggtggtgatggggtgtATGCCAGGGGACAGATTGTCCCCACAAGCGACTTTTACACGACGCTGCTGGACGACTCGGATCTGGTGGGCGATTTTGAGGCgtgggagaagaagcaggcgAGGTTTGCATTTTGTCAGTATCCGTTTTTGTTGAGCATTGGGGCCAAGATTCAGATTTTGGAGCATGATGCTAGACGGCAGATGGAGAGTCGGGCAAGGGATGCGTTTTTTGATAGCATTCTCAGCCACAGGGTGGTGAGGCAGTTTTTGACACTGAATATTCGGCGGGATTGCCTTGTGGAGGACAGTCTGAAGGCTGTGAGTGAGGTtattgggggtggtggggaggatatCAAGAAGGGGTTGAAGATTGTTTtcaagggggaggaaggggttgatgccGGTGGGTTGAGAAAGGAGTggttcttgttgttggtgagagAAGTGTTTGGGAGGGATCATGGGATGTTTCTCTATGATGAGGATTCGGGCTATTGCTATTTTAACCCGAACTCGCTGGAGCCATCGGAGCAGTTCTTtttggtgggagtggtgctGGGGCTTGCGATTTACAACTCGACCATTTTGGATGTTGCGCTTCCGCCGTTTGCGTTTCGAAAGTTGTTGATGGctgctccgccgccgccgctggcTGGGCAGGTGGCTCATCAGCAGAGGCAGACGATGAATTATACGCTGGAAGATTTGGCTGAGTTTAGGCCTAGACTGGCGAGGGGGCTGAGGCAGTTGTTGGAGTATAGCGACGATGACCTCGAGGAGGTTTTCTGCCTGGACTttgtggtggatgtggaaaaGTATGGGGTCGTGGAGCGGGTGCCGCTCTGTCCCGGGGGTGAGAGGAGGCCGGTGACGAATACGAACAAGAGGGAGTATGTCGAGTTGTACGTCAGGTATCTTCTTGACGGGTCGGTAACGAGGCAGTTTGAGCCGTTCAAGCGGGGATTTTTCACGGTTTGTGGAGGTAATGCGTTGAGTTTGTTTAGGCCGGAGGAGATTgagttgttggtgagggggtcGGATGAGGCGCTGGATATTGATTCTTTGAGGGCGGTGGCGCAGTATGAAGggtgggggaaggaggttgcggatccgggggaggacgagccggtggtgaggtggtttTGGAGCTCGTTTGAACGGGCGAGCCCCAAGGATCAGAGGAAATTGTTGAGTTTTATTACGGGGAGTGATAGGATACCTGCCATGGGGGCGGCGTcgctggtggtgaagatTTCGTGTTTGGGGGATGATATTGGGCGGTATCCGACTGCGAGGACGTGCTTTAATGCGCTGGGCCTGTGGAAGTATGGGACtagggagaggttggaggggatgcTTTGGGGGGCGGTGAATGGGAGtgaggggtttgggttgAAGTGA